Proteins from one Thermus oshimai DSM 12092 genomic window:
- a CDS encoding DUF5658 family protein: MFRKAWLYALVYYGVSALGDTWTTLEGLRRGYREGNPLYARALSWSPWGIFLVDFGLLSLKVVFLSRLGFDPTVAYPVAFVIAGHGHAVGFLWNLGFVLPLRK, from the coding sequence GTGTTCCGGAAAGCGTGGCTCTACGCCCTGGTCTACTACGGGGTGAGCGCCCTTGGAGACACCTGGACTACCCTGGAGGGGCTACGCCGGGGGTACCGGGAGGGCAACCCGCTCTACGCCCGGGCGCTCTCCTGGTCCCCTTGGGGGATTTTTCTGGTGGACTTTGGCCTTCTTTCCCTGAAGGTGGTGTTCCTCTCGCGGTTGGGTTTTGACCCCACGGTGGCCTACCCGGTGGCCTTCGTCATCGCCGGGCACGGGCACGCCGTGGGGTTTCTTTGGAACCTCGGGTTTGTGTTGCCTTTGAGGAAGTAG